The proteins below come from a single Notamacropus eugenii isolate mMacEug1 chromosome 7, mMacEug1.pri_v2, whole genome shotgun sequence genomic window:
- the CEBPE gene encoding CCAAT/enhancer-binding protein epsilon produces MSHGIYYDCEQRGGQPLEFPGSRTGPGELGDMCDHEASIDLSAYIESGEEQLLSDLFAVKPQPEPRGLKGPGTPAFPHYLPPDPRTFVYPAHAFGPDRKGLGPNSYSPAEGYDPRAVSVKEEPRGPECGRSSSRGSYNPLQYQVAHCGQTAMHLPPALGTPNQPLRVLKGPLAAAAAPPCSPLLKAPSPAGPPHKGKKAVNKDSLEYRLRRERNNIAVRKSRDKAKRRIQETQQKVLEYMAENERLRNRVDQLTQELDTLRNLFRQIPEAASLIKGVGCG; encoded by the exons ATGTCCCACGGGATCTACTACGACTGTGAGCAACGAGGAGGCCAACCGCTCGAGTTCCCAGGCAGCCGAACTGGGCCAGGGGAGTTGGGGGACATGTGTGACCACGAGGCCTCCATTGACTTGTCCGCCTACATTGAATCCGGCGAGGAACAGCTCCTCTCTGATCTCTTTGCTGTCAAACCACAACCTGAGCCTCGTGGCCTCAAGGGTCCTGGAACTCCTGCCTTTCCCCACTACCTCCCACCAGACCCCAGGACCTTCGTCTATCCAGCCCATGCCTTTGGCCCTGACCGGAAGGGCCTTGGGCCCAACTCCTATAGCCCAGCAGAGGGCTATGATCCAAGAGCAGTGTCAGTGAAAGAAGAGCCAAGGGGGCCAGAGTGTGGGAGAAGCTCCAGCCGAGGCAGCTACAACCCACTGCAGTACCAGGTGGCACACTGTGGGCAGACTGCCATGCATCTGCCCCCAGCTCTGGGCACACCCAACCAGCCCCTTCGAGTCCTCAAG GGCCCCTTGGCTGCTGCTGCAGCCCCTCCCTGCAGTCCTCTCCTCAAGGCGCCCTCTCCAGCCGGGCCCCCCCATAAAGGCAAGAAGGCTGTGAACAAAGACAGCCTGGAGTACCGGCTGCGGCGGGAGCGCAACAACATCGCCGTCCGCAAAAGCCGGGACAAAGCCAAAAGGCGCATCCAGGAGACGCAGCAGAAGGTGCTAGAGTACATGGCGGAGAATGAGCGACTCCGCAACCGCGTGGACCAGCTCACCCAGGAGCTCGACACCCTGAGAAACCTCTTCCGCCAGATCCCCGAAGCTGCCAGCCTCATCAAGGGAGTAGGCTGTGGCTGA